The following is a genomic window from Hydrogenobacter sp..
TTCAATTCCTTTTCCTTTATTATAGTAAGTACTTTAGCCAGATCTCTTTTAGTGTTCCTTATAGACATGATGTTAGGAAGACCTTCTATCTTTTTTTTAAACCTGAGTTTTACGAGTTCCTTCCTTAGTTCTTCCTCTTTTTTCTTCAAATCCTGAAGGCTCAATCTTCTGAGTTCTTCAGCCTTCATACTATCATACCTCCTGATTTTATAAGCCTCACCTTTATAGGCAATTTGGCGGAAACTAGTTTAAAAGCATCTTGTGCAACACTTTCTGGCACACCGGAAAACTCAAAAAGCACTCTCCCTGGCTTAACAACAGCTACAAAGCCTTCCGGATCACCCTTCCCTCCACCCATCCTTACCTCGTTAGGTTTTTTAGTGTAAGGTTTATCTGGGAAGATGCTTATCCATACCTTTGCTCCTTTTCTCAAAGCGCGCACAAGAGCTATTCTTGCCGCTTCTATCTGTCTTTGAGTTATCCAATGTGATTCAAGAGCTTGTATTCCGTACTCACCAAAGGCGAGTTTATTACCTCTAAAGGCTTTGCCTTTCATCGTTCCTCTTTGTGATTTTCTAAACTTAGTTTTTTTCGGTGCCAAAAAAGACATCTTTCATACCTCCTTTTCAGCTTTCTTTAGATCTTCTTCTATCTTCTTTATTATTTCCTCTTTACCGCCTTTGAGTATATCTCCTTTGTATATCCAGACCTTTACACCCAAAACGCCGTATTTGGTTTGAGCTGTCGCAAAGCCATAATCTATATCTGCTCTTAAGGTTTGGAGTGGCATCCTACCCACCAAAAACCACTCCGCTCTTGCAAGTTCTGCACCGCCTATCCTACCCTTTACCTGGACCTTTACTCCCTTTGCGCCAGCTTTAAAAGCATTGTCTATAGCTCTCTTCATTGCCCTCCTGTGAGATACACGCCTTTCTATTTGAAGAGCTATCTCTTCTGCCACGAGCTGAGCATCAAGCTCAGGAACTCTTACCTCATCAACAGTTATAGTAACTTCCTTACCTACCGCGATACTCTCTATGTCCTTTTTAAGTTGTTCTACCTCCGCACCTTTTCTTCCGATAATGATGCCAGGTCTTGCTGCAAGTATTCTCACTTTCACTTTTTCAGCAGCCCTCTCTATAACTACTTTGGAGACACCTGCGGAAGC
Proteins encoded in this region:
- the rpsC gene encoding 30S ribosomal protein S3 — protein: MGQKTHPIGFRIGVIKDWNSKWFAGKRDYTKLLHEDLSIKDYIKKRYASAGVSKVVIERAAEKVKVRILAARPGIIIGRKGAEVEQLKKDIESIAVGKEVTITVDEVRVPELDAQLVAEEIALQIERRVSHRRAMKRAIDNAFKAGAKGVKVQVKGRIGGAELARAEWFLVGRMPLQTLRADIDYGFATAQTKYGVLGVKVWIYKGDILKGGKEEIIKKIEEDLKKAEKEV
- the rplP gene encoding 50S ribosomal protein L16, with amino-acid sequence MSFLAPKKTKFRKSQRGTMKGKAFRGNKLAFGEYGIQALESHWITQRQIEAARIALVRALRKGAKVWISIFPDKPYTKKPNEVRMGGGKGDPEGFVAVVKPGRVLFEFSGVPESVAQDAFKLVSAKLPIKVRLIKSGGMIV
- the rpmC gene encoding 50S ribosomal protein L29; this encodes MKAEELRRLSLQDLKKKEEELRKELVKLRFKKKIEGLPNIMSIRNTKRDLAKVLTIIKEKELKGEVS